In the Bifidobacterium catenulatum PV20-2 genome, one interval contains:
- a CDS encoding ImmA/IrrE family metallo-endopeptidase: protein MSRITIDVLEQQAEAMGLKVLESDIPGTTCGLYCDRLRTIWLADWLNDRQRLCTLCHELVHAKYRDLGCGTRFGVKCERRARRETASTLISPVEFAMAEELWDGDAWHMAAELGVTMQVLTDYRQILKDDFLRNAHDSSVGRLAG, encoded by the coding sequence ATGTCACGAATCACCATCGACGTTTTGGAACAGCAGGCCGAAGCCATGGGTTTGAAGGTTTTGGAATCCGATATTCCCGGCACTACCTGCGGATTGTATTGCGACCGGCTGCGGACGATTTGGCTTGCCGACTGGTTGAACGACCGGCAGAGGCTCTGCACACTATGCCATGAGCTTGTGCACGCGAAGTACCGTGATCTCGGCTGCGGCACGCGGTTCGGCGTGAAGTGCGAGCGTCGGGCGCGACGCGAGACGGCATCGACGTTGATAAGCCCGGTCGAGTTCGCCATGGCCGAAGAACTGTGGGACGGTGACGCATGGCATATGGCAGCGGAGCTGGGCGTGACCATGCAGGTTCTTACGGATTACCGCCAGATTCTCAAGGATGACTTTTTGAGAAACGCCCATGATTCATCAGTCGGTCGATTAGCGGGATAA
- a CDS encoding pentapeptide repeat-containing protein, with protein sequence MKIVTPNGILEGKNIETILKQYGHDCLRGADLWGADLRGADLSGADLRGADLRGADLSGANLRGADLSGADLWGANLRGADLWGANLPELTIAKTSILPDEGDIIGWKKAYVDDIMPPRPVIVKLLIPADAQRSNATGRKCRASKARVLDLQDKQGNGLPPDTTAYSGHDTDFTYKKGETVHVEDFDTNRWNECAPGIHFFITRIEAVEY encoded by the coding sequence ATGAAAATCGTCACGCCAAACGGCATCCTCGAAGGCAAAAACATTGAAACCATCCTCAAACAATACGGGCACGACTGCCTGCGCGGTGCAGACCTGTGGGGTGCAGACCTGCGCGGTGCAGACCTGAGCGGTGCAGACCTGCGCGGTGCAGACCTGCGCGGTGCAGACCTGAGCGGTGCCAACCTGCGCGGTGCAGACCTGAGCGGTGCAGACCTGTGGGGTGCCAACCTGCGCGGTGCAGACCTGTGGGGTGCCAACCTGCCGGAACTTACCATCGCCAAAACCAGCATCCTCCCCGACGAAGGCGACATCATCGGCTGGAAAAAAGCATACGTAGACGACATAATGCCACCGAGACCAGTCATCGTAAAGCTCCTCATTCCGGCCGACGCGCAACGCTCCAACGCCACCGGACGCAAATGCCGCGCCAGCAAAGCGCGAGTGCTCGACCTGCAAGACAAGCAAGGCAACGGCCTCCCACCGGATACCACGGCGTACAGCGGACACGACACAGACTTCACGTACAAAAAAGGCGAAACCGTGCACGTCGAAGACTTCGACACCAACCGGTGGAACGAATGCGCCCCCGGCATCCACTTCTTCATCACCCGCATCGAAGCCGTCGAATACTAA
- a CDS encoding phage antirepressor N-terminal domain-containing protein has translation MSNDIVEIPFNGSAMIAQRFDDGEIYAALKPICENIGIAFNGQRERLNRTPWAVVRMIRTTGADGKQYDMLAVSRKTLTMWLATIDTNRLSDERARHNVTVYQQEAAEALDKYFNEGGAIRVSDTDSDEDIMARAVLVAQKTIERKNQQIQAKDAQIRELEPKAQALDDFTNVEDRLLVRDAAKVLSNAGTPIKEKQLREWMADHNWIFKSGGSWRATAEHCAAGHLVMVMSQKHGVKDDGTQFAFPPTVRITRKGLALLHKRLGEIALDKALDAEAAA, from the coding sequence ATGAGCAACGATATTGTCGAAATCCCGTTCAACGGGAGTGCGATGATCGCTCAAAGGTTCGATGACGGTGAAATCTACGCGGCATTGAAACCCATCTGCGAGAACATCGGCATCGCGTTCAACGGACAGCGGGAACGGCTCAACAGAACGCCTTGGGCAGTTGTGCGTATGATACGCACAACTGGTGCGGACGGCAAACAGTACGACATGCTGGCTGTCAGCCGTAAGACGTTGACCATGTGGCTCGCCACCATCGACACGAACCGTCTCAGCGACGAGCGAGCACGCCATAACGTGACCGTCTACCAGCAGGAAGCCGCAGAAGCCCTCGACAAGTACTTCAACGAGGGTGGAGCAATCCGCGTTTCCGATACTGATTCGGACGAGGACATCATGGCTCGTGCCGTGCTTGTCGCGCAGAAGACCATCGAGCGCAAGAACCAGCAGATTCAGGCCAAGGACGCGCAGATCAGGGAGCTGGAGCCGAAGGCTCAAGCGCTTGATGATTTCACGAACGTGGAAGACAGGCTGCTTGTCCGCGACGCGGCAAAGGTCCTGTCGAACGCAGGAACACCCATCAAGGAAAAACAGTTGCGCGAGTGGATGGCCGACCATAACTGGATTTTCAAATCCGGTGGCTCTTGGCGTGCGACCGCGGAGCATTGCGCTGCGGGCCATCTCGTGATGGTCATGTCCCAAAAGCATGGAGTCAAGGATGATGGCACGCAGTTCGCCTTCCCTCCCACCGTGCGCATAACCCGCAAGGGTTTGGCGCTCCTGCACAAGCGTCTTGGCGAAATCGCATTGGACAAGGCGCTTGACGCGGAGGCGGCGGCATGA
- a CDS encoding crAss001_48 related protein, producing MEDDYKIRMVEEFHELKDRINKINDIIEKYNNGEREHISVREASMMMAQSYIMQDYALVLFDRLKAAGINPESDDVEPEEKPLPPEPQSHGFFIPRDGKPYLILHDMDGTWSYVTNTLGVMRKIHSWSELPYDINKFNGYFNWEQLVEDLQDSAFPLIPLNGLSMLAIAKALADND from the coding sequence ATGGAAGACGATTACAAGATCCGCATGGTCGAGGAGTTCCACGAACTCAAAGACAGAATCAACAAGATCAACGACATCATCGAAAAATACAATAACGGCGAACGGGAGCACATCTCCGTAAGGGAAGCCTCCATGATGATGGCTCAATCCTACATCATGCAGGATTACGCGCTGGTCCTCTTCGACCGTCTCAAAGCAGCGGGCATCAACCCCGAATCCGACGACGTGGAACCGGAGGAGAAGCCACTGCCACCTGAACCGCAATCGCATGGATTCTTCATCCCGCGCGACGGCAAACCATACCTGATTCTCCACGACATGGACGGCACATGGTCATACGTGACGAACACGCTTGGCGTCATGCGCAAAATCCACAGTTGGAGTGAATTGCCCTACGATATCAACAAGTTCAATGGATACTTTAACTGGGAGCAGCTGGTCGAAGACCTCCAAGATTCAGCCTTCCCGCTCATCCCACTGAATGGCTTAAGTATGTTGGCAATCGCCAAGGCGCTCGCCGACAACGACTGA
- a CDS encoding DivIVA domain-containing protein, with the protein MTTRRLVTPKDIRDRQFRLSFPFMGYDANQVDDFLDDCALTIHALWNENRKLATENRRLQHENQTLKTDVSFYRLAVDTIEHQTKEQQ; encoded by the coding sequence ATGACCACCAGACGACTAGTCACCCCGAAAGACATACGAGACAGACAATTCCGACTCTCATTCCCATTCATGGGATACGACGCCAACCAAGTCGATGACTTCCTGGACGACTGCGCGCTCACCATCCACGCCCTCTGGAACGAAAACCGGAAACTCGCCACGGAAAACAGACGACTCCAACACGAGAACCAAACCCTCAAAACCGACGTGAGCTTCTACAGGCTCGCAGTAGACACCATCGAACACCAAACCAAGGAACAACAATGA
- the bet gene encoding phage recombination protein Bet, translated as MCKSLTITNEQDTWSRAQLAALSQLGVQNAQPADLAVFLHQCQRTGLDPFSRQIYLIERRQKQGNEYVSKQTIQVGIDGFRLIARRAADRNHELFSEPETLWCGEDGVWHDVWIAQTPPVAAKVTVRRGEGEFTGVALYREYVGTRYDKNLRRQVPTSMWTSKPVTMIAKCAEALALRKAFPQDLSGLYTTDEMQQTNNETEEEMVEAEVVDEQPRQKPRQYAPQVRQGQPEQTAAQAPSNGPASPDQLKEVTGILRACQIKPEEADAFIQKILHDQTVTGASLTAVQAQTFINEYHKHMQQQGAAQ; from the coding sequence ATGTGCAAAAGCCTTACCATCACCAACGAGCAGGACACTTGGAGCCGCGCCCAGCTCGCGGCACTGTCCCAGCTTGGAGTGCAGAACGCGCAGCCAGCCGACTTGGCGGTGTTCCTGCACCAATGCCAGCGTACCGGACTTGACCCTTTCAGCCGTCAAATCTACCTGATCGAACGCCGTCAGAAGCAAGGCAACGAATATGTTTCCAAGCAGACAATCCAAGTCGGCATTGACGGTTTCCGTCTCATCGCCCGTCGTGCGGCGGACAGGAACCATGAACTGTTCAGCGAACCGGAAACCCTCTGGTGCGGAGAGGATGGCGTCTGGCATGACGTGTGGATCGCCCAGACCCCTCCGGTCGCGGCGAAGGTCACCGTCCGTCGAGGAGAAGGCGAGTTCACCGGCGTGGCCCTCTACAGGGAATATGTCGGAACCCGTTACGACAAGAATCTCCGCAGGCAGGTCCCCACCAGCATGTGGACTTCGAAACCGGTGACCATGATCGCGAAATGCGCCGAAGCCCTCGCACTACGCAAGGCGTTCCCACAGGATTTGAGCGGCCTGTACACGACCGACGAGATGCAGCAGACCAACAACGAGACCGAAGAGGAAATGGTCGAAGCCGAAGTGGTTGACGAGCAGCCACGTCAGAAGCCACGACAATACGCTCCGCAGGTCCGTCAAGGCCAGCCGGAGCAGACCGCTGCCCAGGCCCCATCCAACGGTCCGGCCAGTCCCGACCAGTTGAAGGAAGTCACCGGCATCCTCCGCGCCTGCCAGATCAAACCGGAGGAAGCTGACGCGTTCATCCAGAAAATCCTCCACGACCAGACGGTCACGGGCGCAAGCCTCACGGCAGTGCAGGCACAAACATTCATCAACGAATACCACAAGCACATGCAGCAGCAAGGAGCGGCACAATGA
- a CDS encoding single-stranded DNA-binding protein, with product MSTPTITLVGRIVKIKKDGNLFNAGTTKNGKNYIQFRILCSNRVKNQDGSWGYGASCSRTCEAWNDLATHIQNSIKEGDEYIVIGNESDDRFDDSSGVTHYTQKVNVREIGPSLRWGTAQLVNASQQYGQRQTASAPAMPQQAGPDPWSGGGFDGFGQPAGEPAF from the coding sequence ATGAGCACTCCGACCATCACCCTCGTGGGGCGAATCGTCAAAATCAAAAAGGACGGCAACCTGTTCAACGCCGGAACCACGAAGAACGGCAAGAACTACATCCAGTTCCGCATCCTCTGCTCCAACAGGGTCAAGAACCAGGACGGCTCATGGGGTTACGGCGCATCCTGCTCACGCACCTGCGAAGCATGGAACGATCTCGCCACGCACATCCAGAACAGCATCAAGGAAGGCGACGAGTATATCGTCATCGGCAACGAGTCCGATGATCGTTTCGATGATTCGTCCGGCGTCACCCACTACACGCAGAAGGTCAACGTCCGCGAGATCGGTCCGAGTCTCCGATGGGGCACCGCCCAACTGGTGAACGCAAGCCAGCAGTACGGCCAACGCCAGACCGCATCCGCTCCCGCCATGCCGCAGCAGGCAGGCCCCGACCCGTGGAGTGGCGGCGGATTCGACGGGTTCGGACAGCCAGCAGGAGAACCGGCGTTCTGA
- the dut gene encoding dUTP diphosphatase gives MTLETLEIQPLTPNATVTRAHDADAGLDLHCIEDFHIDGLDRITVGTGIAINLPEGYMARVCPRSGLAKNYGIDILGGIIDAGYRGEIKVILHNTSTSRINFRCGDRIAQLVITPVETPRIRKVAEFTDTTERGGNGFGSTGR, from the coding sequence ATGACCCTAGAAACCCTCGAAATCCAACCGCTCACCCCAAACGCCACAGTCACCCGCGCCCACGACGCGGACGCCGGACTCGACCTCCACTGCATCGAAGACTTCCACATCGACGGACTCGACCGCATCACGGTCGGCACCGGCATCGCGATCAACCTGCCCGAAGGCTACATGGCACGAGTCTGCCCACGTTCCGGCCTCGCCAAGAATTACGGCATCGACATCCTCGGCGGCATCATCGACGCCGGATACCGTGGCGAAATCAAAGTCATCCTGCATAACACGTCAACCAGCCGCATCAACTTCCGTTGCGGCGACCGTATCGCGCAACTCGTCATCACGCCGGTGGAAACCCCCAGAATCCGCAAGGTCGCCGAATTCACCGACACGACGGAACGCGGAGGAAACGGATTCGGCTCGACCGGACGATGA
- a CDS encoding DUF3310 domain-containing protein, protein MTDNINPSHYKDGPFECIELSRLLTSDWGQAIQYCFRWQHKNGVEDLKKALWFINDALSHNVPPIAAWNREDACASEAKADRLLEILATENWADLGRFWLELKHGTAWTVRLALAEKINEIEKEGK, encoded by the coding sequence ATGACTGACAACATAAATCCAAGCCACTATAAGGACGGCCCATTCGAATGCATCGAACTATCCAGACTACTTACTTCCGACTGGGGCCAAGCCATCCAATACTGCTTCAGATGGCAACACAAGAACGGCGTGGAAGACCTCAAGAAGGCACTCTGGTTCATCAATGACGCGCTCAGCCACAACGTGCCGCCAATTGCCGCATGGAACAGAGAGGATGCCTGCGCCTCCGAAGCCAAAGCCGATAGGCTTCTCGAAATACTGGCGACTGAAAACTGGGCCGACCTCGGACGATTCTGGCTGGAACTCAAACACGGAACCGCATGGACGGTACGTTTGGCGCTCGCCGAAAAGATCAATGAAATCGAAAAGGAAGGCAAATAA
- a CDS encoding MazG nucleotide pyrophosphohydrolase domain-containing protein: MNDDKQHAVWRESIEKYGKETQSIVCMEECSELIQAISKRLRGKPDATDNLAEEMADVTICLYLLKEMYGITDEQLDEWIARKTARQSKRMQADDPFLESEATEMNAAETDKRTLPMADTHYAVSIRHIYDAHTDMLKGYKLILWEVQEIAAIAVAERDYPTGMFDPIPQQTLDDADALARIFKCRNYGTDETEMWNEQG, translated from the coding sequence ATGAACGACGATAAGCAACATGCGGTGTGGCGTGAAAGCATTGAAAAATACGGCAAGGAGACACAAAGCATCGTCTGCATGGAGGAATGCTCCGAACTCATCCAAGCCATCAGCAAGCGCCTACGCGGCAAGCCCGACGCCACCGACAATCTCGCAGAGGAAATGGCCGATGTGACCATCTGCCTGTACCTGCTCAAAGAAATGTACGGCATCACCGACGAGCAGTTGGATGAATGGATTGCACGCAAGACGGCAAGGCAATCCAAGCGAATGCAGGCCGATGACCCATTCCTGGAAAGCGAGGCCACGGAAATGAACGCGGCGGAAACCGATAAAAGAACGCTGCCTATGGCTGATACGCACTATGCGGTCAGTATCAGGCACATCTACGACGCGCATACCGACATGCTCAAGGGATACAAGCTGATCCTCTGGGAAGTGCAGGAAATAGCCGCGATAGCTGTAGCGGAACGCGACTATCCGACCGGAATGTTCGACCCGATACCGCAACAAACGTTGGATGATGCGGACGCACTCGCACGCATATTCAAATGCAGGAACTACGGGACCGACGAAACGGAGATGTGGAATGAGCAGGGCTGA